The Rubricoccus marinus nucleotide sequence GCCGCGTCTGTTCGCCAGAGGCTAGCGGTCTCCAGGCGTGTCCAGCGCCATGCCCAGTCCTCGGGTAACGGCGGGGACGAGCGGCTCGGGAACGTGCCCGCGCACGCGGTACCGGCTCCACTCGCGCCGTACCGGGTACGTGCGGCGAAGCTCGGCAAAGGCTACGGCCCGCCGGTCGGGATCGGGCATGGTGACGACGGCGCCCCGAAAGCGACGGTCATCGGCGCGGATGTCGTAGGCCTGACGAACGAGTGCGTCCAGCCACGCCGCACGCGCCTCTGGAGTGTCAACGGGCGCCAGAGGCGCGTCTACAACAAGTGGGGCCTCTGGCGCGAGCGCGGACTCGGGATCCCACGGCTCGGGGAGCGGGTGGCCCTGGGTTGACAGCCACTCGCGAAGGGCGGCCTCCACCATCACGGTCCCCCGGATTTTCCCGTCGAAGGCGTACCCAGCGATATGCGGCGTGGCGATGTCCACGCGAGAGGCCAGCGACGTGTTAGGCACCGGCTCGCCTTCCCATACGTCCAGTGCCGTCGCACCGAGGCGACCCGAGGCGAGCGCACGGAACAGCGCGTCGCCGTCTACCACCGGGCCTCTGGCGGCGTTGACCAGCCACGCACCGTCGCGCATGGCGCCGAGTTTGGCCGCCCCGAGAAGGTGCAGGGTCGCGTGGGGCGCCTCTCGCGCCAGAGGCGTGTGGACCGTCACGATGTCGGACGCATCGAGAAGCGTCGCCAGAGGCACCCACGGGCCGGGGTCGCCACGCTCGGCGCGTGGTGGGTCACAGCGGAGCACGCGCACGCCGAGCGCGCGAGCGCGGTCCGCGAGCCGGCCGCCAACGGCCCCCACCCCGACGACCCCGAGCGTTTTGCCTTCTAGCCCAACGTGCTTCTCTGCCGCGATCCGCAGCAGCGCCGCCACCACCCAGTCCACGACGGACGCCGCATTTGAGCCCGGCGCGTGCGCAACCCCGATCCCCTCTCGCGCCAGAGGCCCGGCCGCGACGTGGTCCATCCCGGCGGTCGCGCTCGCCACGAACCGAACGGGGGTGCCCACAAGGGTGGACGGCGAAACGGGCGTGACGCTTCGCACGAGGAGCACATTCGCGCCAGAGAGCGCCTCTGGCGTGATCTCGCGCCCCGGAAGGGCCGTAACGGTGCCGTAGCGCGAGAACGCCTCGCGGGCGTGCGGGATGTTGGCGTCGGCGACGATGTGGAGCATGGGCGGCGGGCGTGTCCGGTAAAGAGAACACCTGACCGTTGGCGTAGACAGTCCGGGCGCGGGCTTCGCCAGAACGTCATTCAGACCTCGGGTTCTCCTCGTGTGCCCTCGCCAGAGGCTTCACGGGGGCTCCCGATACTGGTGTTGAGGCGCCAGAATCGCCCCCTTCTCTATCTCTTCCCGCTTGCTTCACGAGACAGCCGCTGTTTGGCCGGGTTCTCGCAACGCGGGTAGTAGTGGCGCCCTGAGCGCCGACCTCTCACCTTCCCCATCGCTCTATGTTCGTCCCCCCGCAGAAAGCGGCTACTGCACTTTCCGTGCTGTTGGCAGCCCTTCTTCCGCTGATCGCGTTCGGCTTTGCGTCGATGTCTGCGAAGGAAGTGGCTACGAACCAGAACCCCGTCATGACCGTCGCCCACGTCGTCCCGCCATTTATGCAGGACAACGTCAGCGAGGACGTACTCTGGCTCGCGCGCTGCATCTACTCCGAGACCAAACGCCCTGCTGAGCAGGAGCTGGTCGCGTGGGTGATCCGCAACCGCGTTGAGACCGGGTACCGAGGCGCTCGCACGTACGAGGGCACGGTCTTGGACCCTTACCAGTTCAGCGCCTTCAAC carries:
- a CDS encoding 4-phosphoerythronate dehydrogenase, which codes for MLHIVADANIPHAREAFSRYGTVTALPGREITPEALSGANVLLVRSVTPVSPSTLVGTPVRFVASATAGMDHVAAGPLAREGIGVAHAPGSNAASVVDWVVAALLRIAAEKHVGLEGKTLGVVGVGAVGGRLADRARALGVRVLRCDPPRAERGDPGPWVPLATLLDASDIVTVHTPLAREAPHATLHLLGAAKLGAMRDGAWLVNAARGPVVDGDALFRALASGRLGATALDVWEGEPVPNTSLASRVDIATPHIAGYAFDGKIRGTVMVEAALREWLSTQGHPLPEPWDPESALAPEAPLVVDAPLAPVDTPEARAAWLDALVRQAYDIRADDRRFRGAVVTMPDPDRRAVAFAELRRTYPVRREWSRYRVRGHVPEPLVPAVTRGLGMALDTPGDR
- a CDS encoding cell wall hydrolase; translation: MFVPPQKAATALSVLLAALLPLIAFGFASMSAKEVATNQNPVMTVAHVVPPFMQDNVSEDVLWLARCIYSETKRPAEQELVAWVIRNRVETGYRGARTYEGTVLDPYQFSAFNPGSAKRRLYSTLDENSDAAGWQKALQVAHKVYYSSADERPFDETTRHFYSERSMVGGRTPAWAVGKKPVQPVRFRPDPRRFRFYSSIATVVLG